A window of Candidatus Eisenbacteria bacterium genomic DNA:
GCGCTGGGGCGCTCCTCTGCACGGAGCTCGCGAGCGCCGGGTTTCGGTCGCGGATGCCACGCGCGAGGTCGAAGCCTGGCTGAAGACGGCCGCGGTCGCGAAGAGGCCCGGGCTGCCGCCCGGGCCCCGGCGCGTCTCGAAATCCGCCTAGGCTCTTTCGTAGACGCGCGTGAAATTCCGCGTCGTGCCTTCGCGCTCCACCCGGGTCGAGACCACGAGCCGGCGATCGCGGTTCTCGAGCGTGAACAACTGGGTGATGCGCCCGCCATTACGGCCGACCCGCTGGACCTCGAAGCGGTTGTCGTTGATCCAGCGCGCATTCGTGTAGGGACCGTCCTCGTAGGCCCCATAGCGGTAGCCGGCATCCTCGAGCGAAATCTCGGCGATCAGCGAGCCGCCCTCATCCTGGATGCGCACGACCTGACCACTGCCGCTGATGCGGAACACGTCCGGGAGGAACCAAGCGCGATAGCGCATGCGATCCGTCCGATCCGCGCTTTCCCAGTCCGCCCCGAATCGATCCTGTTCATCCATCCAGGCGCCGCCATAGTCGCCGCGCCCCGTGTCCAACTCCCACCGTCCATTGAAATCTCTGGCGTCATAGCCTCGTGAATAATCCGGCGACTCCGAGTTATAGACGTTGGGAGCGCAGCTCACCATGAGCAGCGCGGCGGCTGCAACTCCAAGCCATCTCAAAACCTTCATGGTGCCCCTCCTCTAACGGCCTCCATGCGCGATGCCACGGCGGCATCGGGGAGAAGGCTGTCTCGCGATCCCCCGTGGGACGTGGAATGCATGGACAGCGCCAGAGGAAGCAGTCTTTGCCGCGGCGAAACAATGGAAGGCCGCTGCCAACTCAGCGCGGGATCTGCAGGGCCTCGATGGGAATGGAATAGATGTCGCCGAGCCCGTTGCCCGGTGACTGAAGGCGTCGCGTGAGCTCTTCGTAGCTCATGCGGGCGGCGGGAGGCTTGTCGAGCGAGCTGCGGGCGCTGGTGAAATAGAAGGTGCGTCCGTCCGGCGAGACGCTGGGGTTGAAATCCCAGGCCGCCGAGTTGATGCCGTGTCCGAGCGCCCGGGCGCCCGACCATACGCCGCTCCTGCGGAAGCTGATGTAGAGGTCGAGTCCGCCCTTGCCGTCCGCTCGTCCTCCCGCGCTGAAGATCAGATAGCTTTCATCCGGCGAGATCCATGGCTCGATCTCGCCGAACTTGGTGTTGATCGAATCGCCGAGGTTGATCGGCGGCATGTAGCGGCCGTTCTCGAAGCGCGACATCCAGATGTCGTCCCGGCCCTTGCCTCCCTCGCGAGTCGCTCCGAAGTAGAGGTTGCCGTTGGCCGCGATCGACGGAGACCACTCGGTGACGTCGGTGCACACATCGGGACCGAGCGCCCGGGGGCGTCCCCAGTCCTGACCCGATCGCTCCACCACCCAGAT
This region includes:
- a CDS encoding Xaa-Pro aminopeptidase, which gives rise to MTCSWRPDRRWLGAFAFLALAGISPGVPTAAQELHPTLFGEGIFSTGAYDFFVALSADQKTAYFCRASADFGYWTILETRKRDGRWTTPTMAPFSGRWSDADPHLTLDGSKLFFISNRPDSGDSPKPSCDIWVVERSGQDWGRPRALGPDVCTDVTEWSPSIAANGNLYFGATREGGKGRDDIWMSRFENGRYMPPINLGDSINTKFGEIEPWISPDESYLIFSAGGRADGKGGLDLYISFRRSGVWSGARALGHGINSAAWDFNPSVSPDGRTFYFTSARSSLDKPPAARMSYEELTRRLQSPGNGLGDIYSIPIEALQIPR